From a region of the Stenotrophomonas sp. BIO128-Bstrain genome:
- a CDS encoding glutaredoxin family protein — protein MFTLFQRDDCHLCDQALAVLAQARVADLNSVFIDDDAALEARYGLRVPVLRDARGRELDWPFDVPAVEAWIR, from the coding sequence GTGTTTACCTTGTTCCAGCGTGATGACTGCCATTTGTGCGACCAGGCCCTGGCGGTACTGGCCCAGGCCCGGGTGGCCGATCTGAACAGTGTGTTCATCGATGACGATGCCGCGCTGGAGGCCCGCTACGGGCTCCGGGTACCGGTGCTGCGCGACGCACGGGGCCGGGAACTGGACTGGCCGTTCGACGTGCCCGCGGTAGAAGCCTGGATCCGGTAG
- a CDS encoding YceI family protein produces MNIKLTSPAAVAAALAGLLATAPVLAADYVQAPGSVLAFATKYDGEVFTGTFPGFDTRISFDPAKLDDAKLEVTIPLASAKSGNSDRDSTLQGADFFNVGKFAQAKYSATKFRSLGNNQYAADGTLELRGVSKPVTLTFTWTPGAQPVLAGKATVKRLDFGVGGGDWADTKTIPNETAISTKVVLKAK; encoded by the coding sequence ATGAACATCAAGCTCACCTCTCCCGCCGCGGTCGCCGCCGCCCTGGCTGGCCTGCTGGCCACCGCCCCGGTGCTGGCCGCCGATTACGTGCAGGCGCCCGGCTCGGTGCTGGCCTTTGCCACCAAGTACGACGGTGAAGTGTTTACCGGCACCTTCCCCGGCTTCGACACCAGGATCAGCTTCGATCCGGCCAAGCTGGACGATGCCAAACTGGAAGTGACCATTCCGCTGGCCAGCGCCAAGAGTGGCAACAGCGACCGCGACTCGACCCTGCAGGGCGCGGACTTCTTCAACGTGGGCAAGTTCGCCCAGGCCAAGTACAGCGCCACCAAGTTCCGTTCGCTGGGCAACAACCAGTACGCCGCAGACGGCACCCTGGAGCTGCGCGGCGTGAGCAAGCCGGTCACGCTCACCTTCACCTGGACCCCGGGCGCGCAGCCGGTGCTGGCCGGCAAGGCGACGGTGAAGCGCCTGGACTTCGGTGTGGGCGGCGGCGACTGGGCCGACACCAAGACCATCCCGAACGAGACCGCGATCAGCACCAAGGTCGTACTGAAAGCAAAATAA
- a CDS encoding cytochrome b, with the protein MTAKNTPTRWGGVSQTLHWLIAVLILALGIVGLTMGELPKTPKYFWVYTMHKSIGITVLALVVTRLLWRLYAGAPQPVPGTPTWQERIASATHWLLYVLMFAIPLSGWLYDSASGLRPFRWFGLVDVPKLSPPDERVTQISHAIHEWGFWLLIAVVVAHASAALYHHFYQRDATLARMLPQRWLASPQKD; encoded by the coding sequence ATGACCGCCAAGAACACCCCGACCCGCTGGGGCGGCGTCAGCCAGACCCTGCACTGGCTCATCGCCGTACTGATCCTCGCCCTGGGCATCGTCGGGCTGACCATGGGCGAACTGCCCAAAACCCCGAAGTACTTCTGGGTCTACACCATGCACAAATCGATCGGCATCACCGTGCTGGCGCTGGTGGTGACCCGGCTGCTGTGGCGGCTGTACGCCGGCGCCCCGCAACCGGTGCCGGGCACGCCAACCTGGCAGGAACGCATCGCCTCGGCCACGCATTGGCTGCTGTACGTGCTGATGTTCGCCATTCCGCTGTCAGGCTGGCTGTACGACTCGGCCAGCGGCCTGCGCCCGTTCCGTTGGTTCGGTCTGGTCGATGTGCCCAAACTCAGCCCGCCCGATGAACGTGTCACCCAGATCTCCCACGCCATTCACGAGTGGGGCTTCTGGCTGCTGATCGCGGTGGTCGTGGCCCATGCCAGTGCTGCGCTTTACCACCATTTTTACCAACGCGATGCCACGCTTGCGCGCATGCTCCCGCAGCGCTGGCTTGCCTCCCCCCAGAAGGATTGA
- a CDS encoding ATP-binding protein, producing MSTRRWGAGIVLLGLWLCAVPSVLEAAGISAETPRLRRLGAAEGMPSRMVLALAQDRQGYIWAGTDDGLARVDGVGLRVWRNDPADPGSLPGNEVETLLIDPLDRVWVGSNGAGLGMLGPDRTAFTRFTALSEACEGQFWSLAYAAQSLWIGTNQHGICRRSEDGALVRYQADPSDPRSLPDNTIYTLLADPQGRVWVGTSNGVTRWDGDGFTRIAPALLGGKSVFRLTREPDGTVWAGTEGGLFEIGADDQARPAPWKLSADVRAATVIHDRNGGYWLGTADGLYRGDASTARLLAGDAGSGFLTARSGVLDMLQDHEGGLWVAMLTQGLAYLPPDWKRFSSWYQLDGKPLDSVYLLGAAAAGDDFYISGAHGLYCLDVQGQLRQIADDKQIGVGAAWSLLPREDGAVWIGRAGRLNLYQPATGTLREWKIGGGADVRQRIDLIRQAPDGELWLSIMNFGIQRRDARGNVLDTIRNDQNRGLTENPVEQMVFDPRGQLWVMGDQMGLMRWRNDRFEQVPGISRGSIYDAAWTGPDELWLARQGALERYRWDGLSMSLRERVGAAEGMPAVSMGGLALGSHGQVWATTPRGLVCWQGSERRLRLYGERDGLPDVEFSNRPPVQTRDGRVLAVTATGLVGFDPDAADMVLPPSQLVIDSVQVRRDDAEGQQMLPPQAPIVLGPQDRDLIVSARLLSFANPHGNRYRYRVSGYDQNWVMQAADGERLLSRLPAGHYRIEVQAATPQGAWTPPSTLDLEVRPPWWRSGWAIVGYVLLGLIGIAALAYVARARLRRRQQWQLTVHKQQLAEQASQAKSRFLATLGHEVRTPMTGVLGMSELLLSTPLDEVQRGYAGSIQHAGKHLLRLVNDALDLARIEAGRLELDLRPFDLMSLLEQVEALMEPMAHHRGLAFERSFNLPGPVQVSGDEMRVRQILMNLLGNAIKFTEHGHVGLGVELGEEGRAIIFEVSDTGPGINQDQQERLFHRFEQADGPRTASRYGGSGLGLAICQELAVAMGGRIEIDSRLGDGARFTVSLPLPWTVQPLGTPREAGHDTRTQLPPLRILLVEDDATVADVIAGLLRSRGHEVVHVLHGLAALSEVAAAHFDVGLLDLDLPALDGIAIAGQLRAMGYELPLIAVTARSDAYAEQQVLAAGFNGFLRKPVTGDMLIDAIVQARAGKSPRH from the coding sequence ATGAGCACGCGCCGCTGGGGTGCAGGCATCGTGCTGTTGGGGCTGTGGTTGTGCGCAGTGCCGTCAGTGTTGGAAGCCGCAGGGATATCGGCGGAAACGCCACGCTTGCGCCGCCTGGGCGCGGCCGAGGGCATGCCGTCGCGCATGGTGCTGGCCCTGGCCCAGGATCGCCAGGGCTACATCTGGGCCGGGACCGATGACGGCCTGGCTCGCGTGGACGGCGTCGGCCTGCGGGTGTGGCGCAATGATCCGGCCGACCCCGGCTCGCTTCCCGGCAACGAGGTGGAAACGCTGCTGATCGATCCGCTGGACCGCGTCTGGGTGGGCAGCAATGGCGCTGGCCTGGGCATGCTGGGTCCGGACCGGACGGCGTTCACCCGCTTTACCGCCCTGAGCGAGGCGTGCGAGGGCCAGTTCTGGTCGCTGGCCTATGCCGCGCAGTCGCTGTGGATCGGCACCAACCAGCACGGCATATGCCGGCGCAGCGAAGACGGGGCGCTGGTCAGGTACCAGGCCGACCCGAGCGATCCGCGCAGTCTGCCCGACAACACCATCTACACCCTGTTGGCCGATCCGCAGGGGCGGGTCTGGGTGGGGACCTCCAACGGTGTCACCCGCTGGGATGGCGACGGTTTCACCCGGATCGCGCCGGCCCTGCTGGGCGGCAAGAGCGTGTTCCGCCTGACCCGCGAGCCCGATGGCACGGTCTGGGCGGGCACCGAAGGCGGGCTGTTCGAGATCGGTGCCGATGACCAGGCCCGTCCGGCGCCCTGGAAGCTCAGCGCCGATGTACGTGCGGCCACGGTGATCCACGACCGCAACGGCGGCTATTGGCTGGGCACGGCCGATGGTCTGTACCGCGGCGATGCCAGCACCGCGCGGCTGCTCGCCGGTGATGCCGGCAGTGGCTTCCTGACCGCGCGCAGTGGCGTGCTGGACATGCTGCAGGATCATGAAGGCGGCCTGTGGGTGGCGATGCTGACCCAGGGACTGGCCTACCTGCCACCGGACTGGAAGCGTTTCTCCAGCTGGTACCAGCTTGACGGCAAGCCGTTGGACAGTGTGTACCTGCTGGGCGCGGCAGCGGCGGGGGACGACTTCTACATTTCCGGCGCGCACGGGCTCTACTGTCTCGATGTGCAGGGGCAGCTGCGCCAGATCGCCGACGACAAACAGATCGGAGTGGGCGCGGCGTGGTCGCTGTTGCCCCGCGAGGACGGCGCCGTGTGGATCGGTCGCGCGGGCCGTCTGAATCTGTACCAGCCGGCCACCGGCACACTGCGCGAATGGAAGATCGGCGGTGGCGCCGATGTACGCCAGCGCATCGATCTGATCCGGCAGGCACCGGATGGCGAGCTGTGGCTGTCGATCATGAACTTCGGCATCCAGCGCCGCGACGCCCGCGGCAACGTGCTCGATACGATCCGCAACGACCAGAACCGCGGGCTGACCGAAAATCCGGTCGAGCAGATGGTGTTCGATCCGCGCGGGCAGCTCTGGGTGATGGGCGACCAGATGGGGCTGATGCGGTGGCGCAACGACCGTTTCGAACAGGTGCCCGGGATTTCCCGCGGCAGCATCTATGATGCCGCCTGGACCGGCCCGGATGAACTCTGGCTGGCGCGCCAGGGCGCGCTGGAACGGTACCGCTGGGACGGGCTCAGCATGAGCCTGCGCGAACGCGTCGGCGCGGCCGAAGGGATGCCGGCGGTGTCGATGGGCGGGCTCGCGCTGGGCAGCCACGGGCAGGTATGGGCGACCACGCCACGCGGCCTGGTGTGCTGGCAGGGCAGCGAACGTCGATTGCGGCTGTATGGCGAACGCGACGGCTTGCCCGATGTGGAGTTCAGCAATCGCCCGCCCGTGCAGACACGCGACGGCCGGGTGCTGGCAGTGACCGCGACCGGGCTGGTTGGTTTCGATCCGGACGCGGCGGACATGGTGCTGCCGCCATCTCAGCTGGTGATCGACAGCGTGCAGGTGCGTCGTGACGATGCCGAGGGCCAGCAGATGCTGCCTCCGCAGGCACCGATCGTGCTGGGACCGCAGGACCGCGACCTGATCGTGTCCGCACGCCTGCTGTCGTTCGCCAACCCGCACGGCAACCGCTACCGCTACCGGGTGTCCGGCTATGACCAGAACTGGGTGATGCAGGCGGCCGATGGCGAACGCCTGCTGTCGCGCCTGCCCGCCGGGCACTATCGCATCGAGGTGCAGGCCGCGACGCCGCAGGGCGCGTGGACGCCGCCCAGCACGCTGGACCTGGAGGTGCGCCCGCCATGGTGGCGCAGTGGCTGGGCGATCGTGGGCTATGTGCTGCTGGGCCTGATCGGGATCGCCGCGCTGGCGTACGTCGCACGTGCGCGCCTGCGCCGTCGCCAGCAATGGCAATTGACGGTGCACAAACAACAGTTGGCCGAGCAGGCGTCACAGGCCAAGAGCCGCTTCCTGGCCACGCTGGGGCACGAAGTGCGCACACCGATGACCGGCGTGCTGGGCATGAGCGAACTGCTGTTGTCGACCCCACTGGATGAGGTGCAGCGGGGGTATGCCGGCTCGATCCAGCATGCCGGCAAACATCTGCTGCGGCTGGTCAACGACGCGCTGGATCTGGCCCGTATCGAGGCAGGGCGGCTGGAGCTGGATCTGCGTCCGTTTGATCTGATGTCGTTGCTGGAGCAGGTGGAAGCCCTGATGGAACCGATGGCCCACCACCGTGGGCTGGCGTTCGAACGCAGCTTCAACCTGCCCGGTCCGGTGCAGGTCAGCGGCGATGAGATGCGTGTGCGGCAGATCCTGATGAACCTGCTCGGCAATGCGATCAAGTTCACCGAGCATGGCCATGTCGGCCTGGGGGTCGAACTGGGCGAGGAGGGTCGCGCGATCATTTTCGAGGTCTCCGATACGGGGCCGGGCATCAACCAGGACCAGCAGGAACGGTTGTTCCATCGCTTTGAACAGGCCGATGGCCCACGGACCGCATCGCGCTACGGTGGCAGTGGCCTGGGCCTGGCGATCTGCCAGGAACTGGCGGTGGCGATGGGCGGCCGGATCGAGATCGACAGCCGGCTGGGCGATGGCGCCCGATTCACCGTATCGCTGCCGTTGCCCTGGACCGTACAGCCGCTCGGCACGCCGCGTGAGGCGGGCCACGACACGCGCACGCAACTGCCGCCGCTGCGCATCCTGCTGGTTGAGGACGATGCCACCGTGGCCGATGTCATCGCCGGGCTGCTGCGCTCGCGCGGGCACGAGGTGGTGCACGTGCTGCACGGCCTGGCGGCGTTGTCCGAGGTGGCGGCAGCCCACTTCGATGTGGGTCTGCTGGACCTGGACCTGCCGGCGCTGGACGGCATCGCGATCGCGGGACAACTGCGTGCGATGGGCTATGAGCTGCCCCTGATCGCGGTGACCGCACGCTCGGATGCCTACGCCGAGCAGCAGGTGCTGGCGGCCGGATTCAACGGTTTCCTGCGCAAGCCGGTGACCGGTGACATGCTGATCGATGCGATCGTGCAGGCGCGCGCCGGGAAGTCGCCCCGACACTGA
- a CDS encoding sensor histidine kinase codes for MGHRWAAVMLGLALWLPVPVLAGDPVTAPWPRPLGPAEALPTAALRAVVEDRDGYLWFASDDGLLRFDGHRFRAWRREQGLLDVDVRALHLDAQNQLWLATASQGLLTLSADRREIQSMPGNGAVVLPRIGVMQITSTPDGVVWVGTLDDGLFARHPDGRWQRVPLQLHGGPVRRVTALVTDRQGRLWIGTPAGALRREEHRFTQVPLQDDQGVDVRVLWPDPDGGVWVHTPQGVHRWRDGELHRMPEGTAMPVLRSSAGDLWSAGATGLRLHARGQAPQPVPLRGYAGAVMSTAAVSHALEDRVGGLWWVGRGEGLWHLPARWRQFTLLAAARDGWPGLDGDHVLALAPSHGRRVWIAGDRGRLQRVDTVSGRSDLGVDYRPDHLRAGTVAIAEDRRGQVWVASGNTLSRYLPGSGGRRHWLLGVGGDAGRVDLQACGDGSLWLGRADRIQRRDADGVLQLSAAPHTLGLVPPSHGPQLLCDDDGRLWATDRSGVKRWLPAQERFAVVEGAPRGEVGAIARGEDGHYWISSLGVLRRYRWDGQQLRKTHSFGPAHGYPRLLARALVVDAAGVAWAGDARGLVRVDPHGGGVRHFGGDEGLPAQGVVPHGLVRTADGRLAAAVSEGGLLLIDPAGVTGPERAPGLVIHAITARRGKAQITLPVGAGPVPLSGADRHVRVAARLLSSGAPSHVQYRFRLQDHEAQWQESDAAGLRVFERLPVGLQTLEVQARQGNGRWSPVRRVTLQVAPAWWQAPPARWAAAAAGLGAVWLWGWRFHVRRGRQRRWRWLRARQGHAERASVQRTRFLTTLGTRIRVPMTAVLGWSELLLRSPLPPDQRSRVNSLHHAGEHLLRLMDDALDLASIESGELQLQPAPFVLQRMIEALHALLLPVAQGKALALEWHSTLPASACVIGDARRLRQILLNLLGNALKFTAQGTVRLEAHGGHDGQGIVLRVCDTGPGMTPAQCQRLFQRFEQADGAQTAARYGGSGLGLSISRDLAVAMDGDITVTSVPGQGTCFQVALPLPRGELPTGIVAACALPGPAAAGALRVLVVYPSAVVAEVLLAMLASLGHLPTHFPGADALPPTAADGAGWDVIVVDPALRVDGERVGARLSRRWPGVPRVALTARADAAAQREAIAAGFELFLRLPVSRAALGDGLARCRRSA; via the coding sequence ATGGGCCATCGCTGGGCTGCGGTGATGCTGGGTCTCGCGCTCTGGCTGCCGGTCCCTGTTCTGGCCGGCGATCCCGTCACGGCACCCTGGCCCCGGCCGCTGGGCCCCGCCGAGGCGCTGCCGACCGCGGCGCTGCGTGCGGTCGTGGAAGACCGCGACGGTTATCTGTGGTTCGCCAGCGACGATGGACTCCTGCGCTTTGATGGTCACCGTTTCCGCGCGTGGCGAAGGGAGCAGGGGCTGCTGGATGTGGACGTACGCGCGCTGCATCTGGATGCGCAGAACCAGCTCTGGCTGGCGACCGCCTCGCAGGGCCTGCTGACGCTGTCTGCTGATCGCCGCGAGATCCAGAGCATGCCGGGCAATGGCGCGGTGGTCCTGCCCCGCATCGGCGTCATGCAGATCACCAGCACCCCCGACGGTGTGGTGTGGGTGGGTACCCTCGACGACGGCCTGTTCGCACGGCATCCGGACGGCCGCTGGCAACGCGTGCCGTTGCAGTTGCACGGTGGCCCCGTGCGCCGGGTGACTGCCCTGGTCACCGACCGCCAGGGCCGGCTGTGGATCGGGACGCCGGCAGGGGCATTGCGGCGTGAGGAACATCGTTTCACCCAGGTGCCGCTGCAGGACGACCAGGGCGTTGACGTGCGCGTGCTCTGGCCCGATCCGGACGGCGGGGTGTGGGTGCACACACCGCAGGGGGTGCACCGGTGGCGCGATGGCGAGCTGCATCGGATGCCGGAGGGCACGGCGATGCCGGTGCTGCGCAGTAGCGCGGGCGACCTCTGGAGCGCCGGCGCAACCGGACTGCGGCTTCACGCGCGCGGGCAGGCGCCGCAGCCGGTGCCGCTGCGTGGATACGCCGGCGCCGTGATGAGCACGGCCGCGGTCAGCCATGCCCTGGAGGACCGGGTCGGCGGCCTGTGGTGGGTCGGCCGCGGCGAGGGCCTGTGGCACCTGCCCGCGCGGTGGCGCCAGTTCACGCTGCTGGCGGCCGCCCGTGATGGTTGGCCCGGACTCGATGGCGACCACGTGCTGGCCCTGGCGCCCTCCCATGGCAGGCGGGTGTGGATCGCCGGCGATCGCGGGCGCCTGCAGCGCGTTGACACGGTGAGCGGGCGCAGCGACCTGGGCGTCGACTACCGCCCCGATCACCTGCGTGCGGGCACCGTGGCCATCGCCGAAGACCGTCGCGGCCAGGTATGGGTGGCCAGTGGCAATACGTTGTCGCGCTACCTGCCGGGCAGCGGTGGCCGCCGTCACTGGTTGCTGGGCGTGGGCGGCGACGCGGGGAGGGTCGATCTGCAGGCCTGCGGCGATGGATCGTTGTGGCTCGGGCGTGCCGACCGCATCCAGCGACGCGATGCCGACGGTGTGCTGCAGTTGTCCGCCGCGCCGCACACCCTCGGGCTGGTGCCGCCGAGCCATGGCCCGCAGTTGCTGTGCGATGACGATGGCCGGCTGTGGGCAACCGACCGCAGCGGCGTCAAACGCTGGCTGCCGGCGCAGGAACGCTTCGCGGTCGTGGAGGGAGCGCCGCGCGGCGAAGTGGGGGCGATCGCCCGCGGCGAGGATGGCCACTACTGGATCAGCAGCCTCGGGGTACTGCGGCGCTACCGCTGGGATGGCCAGCAGCTGCGCAAGACGCACAGCTTCGGCCCTGCGCACGGGTATCCGCGTCTGCTGGCACGCGCACTGGTGGTCGACGCAGCGGGCGTTGCATGGGCAGGCGATGCACGTGGCCTGGTCCGGGTCGACCCGCACGGCGGCGGCGTGCGCCACTTCGGCGGCGATGAGGGGCTGCCGGCGCAGGGCGTGGTGCCGCACGGGCTGGTGCGCACCGCCGACGGTCGGCTTGCCGCTGCGGTCAGCGAAGGCGGTCTGTTGCTGATTGATCCGGCCGGTGTCACGGGCCCTGAGCGCGCGCCGGGTCTGGTCATCCATGCGATCACTGCTCGCCGTGGCAAGGCGCAGATCACGCTGCCGGTCGGCGCCGGCCCGGTGCCGCTCTCGGGTGCTGATCGGCATGTGCGCGTTGCCGCGCGGCTGCTCAGCAGCGGTGCGCCGTCGCACGTGCAGTATCGGTTCCGGCTGCAGGATCACGAGGCCCAGTGGCAGGAAAGTGATGCCGCCGGGCTGCGCGTGTTCGAACGTCTGCCGGTGGGGCTGCAGACGCTGGAGGTGCAGGCCCGGCAGGGAAACGGCCGATGGTCGCCGGTGCGCCGGGTGACATTGCAGGTGGCCCCGGCATGGTGGCAGGCGCCGCCGGCCCGGTGGGCCGCCGCGGCCGCGGGGCTGGGCGCGGTGTGGCTCTGGGGATGGCGCTTTCACGTACGCCGCGGTCGCCAGCGGCGCTGGCGCTGGTTGCGTGCCCGGCAGGGGCATGCCGAGCGCGCATCCGTGCAGCGCACCCGTTTCCTGACCACGCTGGGGACCCGCATCCGGGTGCCGATGACCGCGGTGCTGGGATGGAGCGAACTGCTGCTGCGCTCACCGCTTCCGCCAGACCAGCGCAGCCGGGTCAACAGCCTGCACCATGCCGGTGAGCACCTGCTGCGGCTGATGGATGACGCACTGGATCTGGCCAGCATCGAATCAGGGGAACTGCAGTTGCAGCCGGCACCGTTCGTGCTGCAGCGGATGATCGAAGCACTGCACGCGCTGCTGCTGCCGGTGGCGCAGGGCAAGGCGCTTGCGTTGGAGTGGCACAGCACGCTGCCGGCCTCGGCGTGCGTCATCGGCGATGCGCGTCGCCTGCGCCAGATCCTGCTCAACCTGCTCGGCAACGCGCTGAAGTTCACCGCGCAGGGAACGGTGCGGCTGGAGGCGCACGGCGGACACGATGGCCAAGGGATCGTGCTGCGGGTGTGCGATACCGGACCGGGTATGACGCCGGCGCAGTGCCAGCGCCTGTTCCAGCGCTTTGAACAGGCCGATGGCGCGCAGACCGCGGCCCGTTACGGCGGCAGTGGGCTGGGATTGTCGATCTCACGCGATCTGGCAGTGGCCATGGACGGCGATATCACCGTGACCAGCGTTCCCGGCCAGGGCACCTGTTTCCAGGTGGCGCTGCCCTTGCCGCGCGGTGAGCTCCCCACCGGCATCGTTGCAGCGTGTGCGCTGCCGGGGCCGGCTGCGGCCGGCGCACTGCGCGTGCTGGTGGTGTATCCCTCAGCGGTCGTTGCCGAGGTGCTGCTGGCCATGCTGGCCTCCCTGGGCCATCTGCCCACCCACTTTCCCGGCGCGGATGCACTGCCGCCCACCGCCGCGGACGGTGCGGGTTGGGACGTCATCGTGGTCGATCCCGCCCTTAGGGTGGATGGCGAACGCGTGGGGGCACGGCTGTCGCGGCGGTGGCCGGGGGTGCCACGGGTAGCACTGACTGCGCGTGCGGATGCCGCTGCGCAGCGCGAGGCGATCGCGGCCGGCTTCGAGCTGTTCCTGCGCCTGCCCGTGAGCCGGGCGGCGTTGGGCGATGGACTGGCCAGATGCCGGCGCAGCGCATGA